One segment of Clostridium botulinum DNA contains the following:
- a CDS encoding short-chain fatty acid transporter: protein MFKKFTNGCVTLVQRYLPDPFIFASILTIIVYIAGMIITKQGPIEMLVHWNNGFWSLLAFGMQMALIVVTGHTLASTPLANNGIKKIASIPQKPWQAIVITTLVGGIACWINWGFGLILGAILAKEIAKNVKKVDYRLLIASAYSGFVVWHGGLSGSIPLTIAAGGKEVQSVSAGVITSAIPTGETIFSYYNIIIVLAILIILPIINCCMHPKGKEIFEIDPKLLENNESSSQNALDFTNMTPAQKLENSSIVSIIVGVMGIVYIFYYFSKNGFKLDLNVVNFTFLFLSILLHGTPRKFLNAAASGVKATTGIIIQFPFYAGIMGMMVGANASGISLGGTIANGIIGIASEKTLPLLATLSTAFCTIFIPSGGGEWALQAPIIMPAAQQLGVSASAAAMSIAWGDAWACLIQPFWALPALAIAGLNARDIMGFCIVDLLVTGVIIFGGFLILI, encoded by the coding sequence ATGTTTAAAAAATTTACCAATGGTTGTGTAACTTTAGTACAAAGGTATTTACCAGATCCGTTTATTTTTGCTTCTATTTTAACAATTATAGTTTATATAGCAGGAATGATAATTACTAAACAAGGGCCAATAGAAATGCTAGTTCACTGGAATAATGGATTTTGGAGTTTATTAGCATTTGGAATGCAAATGGCATTAATTGTTGTCACAGGTCATACTTTAGCAAGTACTCCTTTAGCTAATAATGGAATAAAGAAAATTGCATCTATTCCTCAAAAACCATGGCAAGCAATAGTTATAACTACATTAGTTGGAGGAATTGCTTGTTGGATTAACTGGGGATTCGGTCTTATATTAGGAGCTATATTAGCTAAAGAAATAGCTAAAAACGTAAAAAAAGTAGATTATAGGCTTTTGATAGCATCAGCTTATTCTGGATTTGTAGTTTGGCATGGAGGTTTATCAGGATCAATTCCACTTACTATAGCAGCTGGTGGGAAAGAGGTACAATCTGTTTCTGCTGGAGTTATTACATCTGCCATACCAACAGGTGAAACAATATTTAGTTATTATAATATAATCATTGTATTAGCTATTTTAATAATATTGCCTATAATTAATTGTTGCATGCATCCAAAAGGAAAAGAAATTTTTGAGATAGATCCGAAGTTGTTAGAAAATAATGAAAGTAGTTCACAAAATGCACTTGATTTTACTAACATGACACCAGCTCAAAAATTAGAAAATAGTTCTATAGTTTCTATAATTGTAGGGGTTATGGGAATAGTTTATATATTTTATTATTTCTCTAAAAATGGATTTAAACTTGACTTAAATGTAGTGAATTTTACATTTTTATTTTTAAGCATACTACTTCATGGAACACCACGTAAATTTTTAAATGCAGCAGCATCAGGAGTAAAAGCAACAACAGGTATTATAATACAATTTCCATTTTATGCAGGAATAATGGGAATGATGGTTGGTGCTAATGCAAGTGGAATTTCGTTAGGTGGAACAATAGCAAATGGAATAATAGGAATAGCTAGTGAAAAGACATTACCATTATTGGCAACATTGAGTACAGCTTTTTGTACAATATTTATACCATCAGGTGGAGGTGAATGGGCACTTCAAGCTCCTATAATAATGCCAGCAGCTCAACAATTAGGTGTTAGTGCAAGTGCTGCGGCAATGTCTATAGCTTGGGGAGATGCTTGGGCTTGTTTGATTCAACCATTTTGGGCATTACCAGCATTAGCCATTGCAGGATTGAATGCACGAGATATTATGGGGTTTTGTATTGTAGATTTATTAGTCACAGGAGTTATTATATTTGGAGGATTTTTAATTTTAATATAA
- a CDS encoding 1-deoxy-D-xylulose-5-phosphate synthase: MSLNILNKINEPKDLKGLKNEELKLLSNEIREILITRVSKTGGHFGPNLGMVEATIALHCVFNSPIDKIVYDVSHQSYTHKILTGRKNAFINPDEYRSVTGYTSQNESEHDFFTVGHTSTSISLACGLAKARDVKKGKGNIIAVIGDGSLSGGQAYEGLNNASASGKNIIILVNDNDMSIAENHGGLYQNLDLLRKTNGKAENNFFKSLGFEYHYVKDGNDIESLIETFSRVKDIDHPVVVHIHTVKGKGYEDAIQNKEAFHWVMPFDLKTKESLVKGASETYGNIAGEILSQKARKDSSIIAITAATPASVGLSSFRHEFKDQFIDVGIAEEHAIALASGIASQGGKPVASFVSSFIQRTYDQLSQDLAINNNSALIMVHGGGISGGDVTHLGVFDIPLISNIPNIVYLAPTNKEEYIAMMEWGIEQDKYPVAIRVPNMTVVSSGIKIEPNFDKLNTYKKVKDGSEVAIIALGSFYDLGEKVQKRLKESTGINATLINPRFISGIDKDLLTELLDNHKLVITLEDGILDGGFGEKISRFYGDKEMRVLNFGASKEFTDSVPLEMLHSRYHLTEELIISDIKNTLK, translated from the coding sequence ATGTCATTGAATATTTTAAATAAAATTAATGAGCCAAAAGACTTAAAAGGACTTAAAAATGAGGAATTAAAATTATTATCTAATGAAATAAGAGAAATTTTAATAACAAGAGTAAGTAAGACTGGTGGACACTTTGGACCAAACTTAGGTATGGTTGAAGCAACAATAGCACTTCATTGTGTATTTAATTCACCAATAGATAAGATTGTTTATGATGTTTCACATCAATCATATACACATAAAATTTTAACTGGAAGAAAAAATGCATTTATAAATCCAGATGAATATAGAAGTGTTACTGGATATACTTCACAAAATGAAAGTGAACATGATTTCTTTACAGTGGGGCATACATCAACTTCAATTAGTTTAGCGTGTGGTTTGGCAAAAGCACGTGATGTAAAGAAAGGTAAAGGAAATATTATAGCTGTAATAGGTGATGGATCATTAAGTGGAGGGCAAGCTTATGAAGGCTTAAATAATGCATCTGCATCAGGAAAAAATATAATAATACTTGTAAATGATAATGATATGTCCATAGCAGAAAATCATGGTGGACTTTATCAGAATTTAGATTTACTTCGTAAAACTAATGGAAAAGCAGAAAATAATTTCTTTAAATCTTTAGGATTTGAATATCATTATGTTAAAGATGGAAATGATATTGAATCATTAATTGAAACATTTTCAAGAGTTAAAGATATAGATCATCCAGTTGTAGTTCATATACATACAGTTAAAGGAAAAGGATATGAAGATGCAATACAAAACAAAGAAGCTTTTCATTGGGTAATGCCATTTGACTTAAAAACTAAAGAATCTTTAGTAAAAGGTGCTAGTGAGACATATGGAAATATTGCAGGAGAAATTTTATCACAAAAAGCAAGAAAAGATAGCAGTATTATAGCAATAACAGCTGCTACCCCAGCTTCAGTAGGATTAAGTTCATTTAGACATGAATTTAAAGATCAATTTATAGATGTTGGAATAGCAGAGGAACATGCTATAGCATTGGCATCAGGAATAGCATCACAAGGAGGAAAGCCAGTTGCATCTTTTGTAAGTTCATTCATTCAAAGAACTTATGACCAATTATCTCAAGATCTTGCTATAAATAATAATTCTGCACTTATTATGGTTCATGGTGGAGGAATAAGTGGTGGAGATGTAACACATCTTGGAGTATTTGATATACCATTAATATCTAATATTCCTAATATAGTATATCTTGCTCCAACAAACAAAGAAGAATATATTGCTATGATGGAATGGGGAATAGAACAAGATAAATATCCAGTAGCAATACGTGTTCCTAATATGACTGTAGTATCAAGCGGAATTAAAATTGAACCTAACTTTGATAAATTAAACACTTATAAGAAAGTTAAAGATGGAAGTGAAGTAGCAATCATTGCTCTTGGAAGTTTCTATGATCTTGGAGAAAAAGTACAAAAGAGATTAAAAGAATCAACAGGAATAAATGCTACATTAATTAATCCTAGATTTATAAGTGGAATAGATAAAGATCTATTAACTGAATTATTAGATAATCATAAGCTAGTAATAACATTAGAAGATGGAATACTTGATGGGGGATTTGGAGAAAAAATTTCAAGGTTCTATGGAGACAAAGAAATGAGAGTATTAAACTTTGGTGCTTCAAAAGAATTTACTGATAGCGTACCATTAGAGATGTTACATTCACGTTATCATTTAACCGAAGAATTAATAATATCAGATATAAAGAACACTCTTAAATAA
- a CDS encoding Cof-type HAD-IIB family hydrolase → MIKLIVSDMDGTLLNNNHDIDVETVEAIRKAEEAGIIFTISTGREYDSVKGILDKHNIRCQCILSNGAEYRDEEGNILEVININEEYAKQIIKILDENKLPARIFTDKGVFTTSTREEALQEVVFRTLTFNPNLTEDEAKKMAEKEGFFTSLKYIDDVEKFFEDGIEVRKFVAFHKDVELIDKIKKTVGKLEGLAISSSFDDNIEITDLNAQKGIILEQVAKKMDIDIKDVMILGDSFNDYSMFEIFEESVAMKNAIPEVKEIAKYITDSNGNLGVAKAIYNVLNNEMNNMIK, encoded by the coding sequence ATGATAAAACTTATAGTATCAGATATGGATGGTACGTTATTAAATAATAACCATGATATAGATGTAGAGACGGTTGAGGCAATTAGAAAAGCAGAAGAAGCTGGCATAATATTTACAATATCTACAGGTAGAGAATATGATAGTGTTAAGGGTATATTAGATAAGCATAATATAAGATGCCAATGTATTCTTTCTAATGGAGCAGAGTATAGGGATGAAGAGGGAAATATTTTAGAGGTAATAAACATAAACGAAGAATATGCAAAACAAATAATAAAGATATTAGATGAAAACAAATTACCGGCTCGTATATTTACGGATAAAGGTGTATTTACTACATCTACAAGAGAAGAGGCTCTTCAAGAGGTTGTATTTAGAACTTTAACTTTCAATCCTAACTTAACAGAAGATGAAGCTAAAAAAATGGCAGAAAAAGAAGGATTTTTTACAAGTTTAAAATATATTGATGATGTAGAAAAATTCTTTGAAGATGGTATAGAAGTAAGGAAATTTGTAGCATTTCATAAAGATGTAGAGTTAATAGATAAAATTAAAAAGACTGTTGGAAAGCTTGAGGGACTTGCAATATCTTCATCATTTGATGATAATATAGAAATAACTGATTTGAATGCTCAAAAAGGAATCATATTAGAACAAGTAGCTAAAAAAATGGATATAGATATAAAGGATGTTATGATTCTTGGAGATAGTTTTAATGACTATTCAATGTTTGAAATATTCGAAGAAAGTGTTGCTATGAAAAATGCAATACCAGAAGTTAAAGAGATAGCTAAATACATAACAGATAGTAATGGTAATTTAGGCGTGGCAAAAGCTATTTACAATGTTCTTAATAATGAAATGAATAATATGATTAAATAA
- a CDS encoding sigma-54-dependent Fis family transcriptional regulator, producing the protein MISNELVKSIYDNEYDGIILMDKNEKIILINKLAQSLLNINEEVAKGKKISEIIKGIAFKRQIINGELKLNERFYFNGSNFIINKIPVFNKGNIDGVVGIFQDIKSYENISNLSYNTLNLDILNIIIDTTKECVVVVNKDGIITMMSNCYKEFIKCNNPEGRHVEEIIQNTRLPQILETGKTEYGEMQLINNKEVIAMRVPIKFNETIIGAIGKIIFKDIEELNLLNKKLNRLKKEVEFYKNELGKERNAKYSFDNIIGISKKALEVKRICKLLGKTDSTVLIIGESGTGKELHTCAIHNSSKRALNPLVKINCGAIPQGLIESELFGYDEGAFTGAKKGGKIGKFELANRGTVFLDEIGEMPMDMQVRLLRVIQEKEVERIGGNTVKKIDIRIIAATNIDLEDAVKKGKFRKDLYYRLNVMKVEIPPLRDRKEDIELLSDSLRVKVANKLGIYVEGISKKAIYFLQNYNWPGNIRELENVIERAINLLDSDSIIIEPRHLPEYMVNNKSKIIFHEERTLNDIIQGVEKKEIERCLNKTNWNKNKTSQILGISRANLYKKIQQYNLEQKN; encoded by the coding sequence ATGATTTCAAATGAATTAGTTAAGAGTATCTATGATAATGAATATGATGGAATTATTTTAATGGATAAAAATGAAAAAATAATACTGATAAATAAATTGGCACAATCATTATTAAATATAAATGAAGAAGTCGCTAAAGGTAAGAAGATATCAGAAATTATAAAAGGTATAGCTTTTAAAAGGCAAATAATAAATGGGGAGTTAAAATTAAATGAGAGATTTTATTTTAATGGAAGTAATTTTATTATTAATAAGATACCTGTATTTAATAAAGGAAATATTGATGGTGTAGTAGGGATTTTTCAAGATATTAAATCATATGAAAACATATCAAATTTATCATATAATACATTAAATTTAGATATTCTAAATATTATAATTGATACCACTAAAGAATGTGTAGTTGTTGTAAATAAAGATGGTATTATAACAATGATGAGTAATTGCTATAAAGAATTTATAAAATGTAATAACCCAGAAGGAAGACATGTAGAAGAGATAATACAAAACACTAGGTTACCACAGATATTGGAAACAGGAAAAACAGAGTATGGAGAAATGCAATTAATAAATAATAAGGAAGTTATTGCTATGAGAGTCCCAATAAAGTTTAATGAAACTATAATTGGTGCCATAGGTAAGATAATTTTTAAAGATATAGAAGAATTAAATTTACTTAACAAAAAATTAAATAGATTAAAGAAAGAGGTGGAGTTTTATAAAAACGAATTAGGTAAGGAAAGAAATGCAAAATATTCATTTGATAATATTATTGGAATATCTAAAAAAGCACTAGAAGTAAAACGTATATGTAAATTATTAGGGAAAACAGACTCTACGGTTTTAATAATAGGTGAAAGTGGCACGGGAAAAGAACTACACACATGCGCAATTCACAATTCAAGTAAGAGGGCATTAAATCCTTTAGTTAAAATAAACTGTGGAGCTATACCACAAGGTCTAATAGAATCAGAACTTTTTGGATATGATGAAGGTGCCTTTACAGGTGCTAAGAAAGGCGGAAAAATAGGGAAATTTGAATTGGCAAATAGAGGTACTGTATTTTTAGATGAAATTGGCGAAATGCCAATGGATATGCAAGTCAGACTACTTAGAGTAATTCAAGAGAAAGAAGTAGAGAGAATTGGTGGAAACACAGTAAAAAAAATAGACATTAGAATAATAGCAGCGACAAATATAGATTTAGAAGATGCCGTTAAAAAGGGAAAGTTTAGAAAAGACCTCTATTATAGGCTAAATGTTATGAAGGTTGAGATACCGCCATTAAGGGACAGAAAAGAAGATATAGAATTATTATCAGATAGTTTGAGAGTTAAAGTGGCAAATAAATTGGGTATTTATGTTGAAGGGATATCAAAGAAAGCTATTTATTTTCTACAAAATTATAATTGGCCAGGTAATATAAGGGAATTGGAGAATGTTATAGAGAGAGCTATAAATTTGTTAGATTCTGATAGTATAATAATTGAGCCTAGGCATTTGCCTGAATATATGGTTAACAATAAATCAAAAATTATTTTCCATGAAGAAAGAACTTTAAATGACATTATTCAAGGGGTTGAAAAAAAAGAAATTGAACGCTGTTTAAATAAAACTAATTGGAATAAAAATAAGACATCACAAATATTAGGAATAAGTAGGGCTAATTTATATAAAAAAATTCAACAATATAATTTGGAACAAAAAAATTAG
- a CDS encoding UPF0158 family protein — MEVNLSDVIEAIEFEGELLSHYYNKKTGIIIYLEDNSTSNYKAEDINNIENFEEWEKELISGLYDLKENFQDYIQLPNKDEINECNMMIDFCKSLDDKNFKDKNLEELQEEYSLRKLREHIENIGQLSEWYDYREKAEYQLAIDWCKKNNIEYF, encoded by the coding sequence ATGGAAGTAAATTTAAGTGATGTAATAGAGGCAATAGAATTCGAAGGAGAATTATTGAGTCATTATTATAATAAAAAAACAGGTATAATTATATATTTGGAAGATAACAGTACTTCAAATTATAAAGCAGAGGATATTAATAATATTGAAAATTTTGAAGAATGGGAAAAGGAATTGATAAGTGGTTTATATGATTTAAAAGAGAACTTTCAGGATTATATTCAATTACCTAATAAGGATGAGATAAATGAATGTAATATGATGATAGATTTTTGTAAGTCTTTAGATGATAAAAACTTTAAAGATAAGAATTTAGAAGAATTACAAGAAGAATACTCATTACGTAAATTAAGAGAGCATATTGAAAATATTGGTCAGCTTAGTGAATGGTATGATTATAGAGAAAAAGCTGAATATCAATTAGCTATTGATTGGTGTAAAAAAAATAATATAGAATATTTTTAA
- a CDS encoding acyl CoA:acetate/3-ketoacid CoA transferase codes for MKSKIINLENAIKKIKNGSVVAVGGFIGSGHPEAITSEIERYFLQYGTPNNLKLIYAAGQGDSKDKGLNHFGHKGLVSKIIGGHWALSPKLQKLAVNNEVEAYNIPQGIISHMYRDIAAGKPGTISKVGLQTFVDPRLGGGKLNEITKEDIVSVINIENKEYLFYKSIPIDVAILRATYADEEGNATFDKEAAILDATSMAQAAKNSGGIVILQVENVVSKGSLDPRKVKIPGIYVDAIVISKPEEHMQTFAQLYNPAYSGEIKLPVNSLETLPLDERKIIARRAAMELKPDSIINLGIGMPEGISIVANEEGIGDQMTLTIESGPIGGVPANGLNFGASLNPVSILDQSNQFDFYDGGGLDLAFLGLAQCDKKGNINVSKFGTKIAGCGGFINITQNSKKVVYCGTFTASGLKVQVFNGQLNIINEGKVKKFIDQVEQITFSGEYAAKTKQEVLYITERAVFKLGKKGLILEEIAPGIDIEKDILRNMTFKPIISENLRVMDEIIFKEGLMGLLIE; via the coding sequence ATGAAATCTAAAATTATAAATTTAGAAAATGCTATTAAAAAAATAAAAAATGGTAGTGTAGTAGCAGTTGGAGGGTTTATTGGAAGTGGACATCCAGAAGCTATTACATCAGAAATAGAAAGGTATTTTTTACAATATGGAACTCCAAATAATTTGAAATTAATATATGCGGCTGGGCAAGGCGATAGTAAGGATAAAGGATTAAATCATTTTGGGCATAAGGGGCTAGTTTCAAAAATAATTGGAGGACATTGGGCTTTATCACCTAAATTACAAAAGCTAGCAGTAAATAATGAAGTTGAAGCATATAATATTCCTCAAGGAATAATATCTCATATGTATAGGGATATTGCTGCTGGAAAACCCGGGACTATATCTAAAGTTGGATTGCAAACATTTGTAGATCCAAGGTTAGGAGGTGGAAAATTAAATGAAATAACAAAAGAAGATATAGTTAGTGTTATTAATATTGAAAATAAGGAATATTTATTTTATAAATCTATACCAATAGATGTGGCAATATTAAGAGCTACTTATGCTGATGAAGAAGGAAATGCAACTTTTGATAAAGAAGCAGCTATATTGGATGCTACATCAATGGCACAAGCAGCTAAGAATAGTGGTGGAATTGTTATATTGCAAGTTGAAAATGTAGTTTCAAAAGGCTCTTTAGATCCAAGAAAGGTAAAGATTCCAGGTATATATGTTGATGCTATAGTAATTTCTAAACCAGAAGAGCATATGCAAACTTTTGCACAACTGTATAATCCGGCTTATTCAGGAGAAATAAAGCTTCCAGTAAATTCACTTGAGACATTACCATTAGATGAAAGAAAAATAATAGCAAGAAGAGCTGCTATGGAATTAAAGCCAGATTCTATCATAAATTTAGGGATAGGAATGCCAGAAGGAATATCTATTGTTGCTAATGAAGAAGGGATTGGAGATCAGATGACGTTAACAATAGAGTCTGGACCTATTGGAGGAGTTCCAGCAAATGGTTTGAATTTTGGAGCTTCATTAAATCCAGTTTCCATTTTAGATCAATCAAATCAATTTGATTTTTATGATGGGGGTGGTTTAGACCTTGCTTTTCTTGGACTTGCGCAATGTGATAAAAAAGGAAATATAAATGTAAGTAAATTTGGAACTAAGATAGCTGGATGTGGAGGATTTATTAATATTACTCAAAATTCTAAAAAAGTTGTATACTGTGGTACTTTTACAGCATCAGGTTTAAAAGTTCAAGTATTTAACGGTCAATTAAATATAATAAATGAAGGAAAAGTTAAAAAATTCATAGATCAAGTAGAGCAAATAACTTTTAGTGGAGAATATGCTGCAAAAACGAAGCAAGAAGTTTTATATATTACAGAGAGAGCAGTATTCAAATTAGGGAAAAAAGGATTAATCTTAGAAGAGATTGCTCCAGGAATTGATATAGAAAAAGATATATTAAGAAATATGACATTTAAACCAATAATATCTGAAAATCTAAGAGTGATGGATGAAATAATTTTTAAAGAGGGATTAATGGGATTGTTAATA
- a CDS encoding 3-hydroxyacyl-CoA dehydrogenase family protein → MNIKNIAVLGTGTMGHGIALLSARAGLNVKMYGRTDESLDRGISSIIASLNRLTIQGKLNESECQEIISRIKGVKTLEEVVNDTDFIIESVAENLELKQDIFKKLDLLCKPEVILASNTSGLSPTDIARNTTNPERVVIAHFWNPPQLIPLVEVVPGEKTNKDTVEKTVEWVNFIGKKAVKMEKECLGFIGNRLQLALLREAMYIVEKGWAKPEEVDKAMEYGHGRRLSVTGPLCSADLGGLDIFNNISSYLFKDLCSYTEPSKLMEEKVKDNKLGTKNGEGFYKWNKEEIEKKQRERTEVLLYFLDRD, encoded by the coding sequence ATGAATATAAAAAATATAGCAGTTTTAGGTACTGGTACAATGGGACATGGTATAGCACTTTTATCAGCAAGAGCTGGATTAAATGTTAAGATGTATGGAAGAACTGATGAAAGTTTGGATAGAGGTATTAGTAGTATAATAGCAAGTTTAAATAGACTAACTATTCAAGGAAAACTTAATGAAAGTGAATGTCAAGAAATAATTAGTAGAATTAAAGGTGTAAAGACATTAGAAGAAGTTGTAAACGATACAGATTTTATAATTGAATCTGTTGCAGAAAATTTAGAATTAAAACAAGATATATTCAAAAAATTAGATTTACTATGCAAACCAGAGGTTATATTAGCAAGCAATACATCAGGACTTAGTCCAACTGATATAGCTAGAAATACAACTAATCCAGAAAGAGTTGTTATAGCTCATTTTTGGAATCCACCTCAATTAATACCATTAGTTGAAGTAGTCCCAGGTGAAAAAACAAACAAAGATACTGTTGAAAAAACAGTTGAATGGGTTAATTTTATTGGCAAAAAAGCAGTTAAGATGGAAAAGGAATGTTTGGGTTTTATAGGAAATAGATTGCAATTAGCGCTTCTTAGAGAAGCAATGTATATAGTAGAGAAAGGGTGGGCTAAACCAGAAGAAGTTGATAAAGCTATGGAATATGGCCATGGTAGACGTTTATCGGTAACAGGCCCATTATGTAGCGCTGATTTAGGTGGATTAGATATATTTAATAATATCTCATCTTATTTATTTAAAGATTTATGTAGTTATACTGAACCATCTAAATTAATGGAAGAGAAAGTTAAAGATAATAAATTAGGAACTAAGAACGGAGAAGGTTTTTATAAATGGAATAAGGAAGAGATTGAAAAGAAGCAAAGAGAAAGAACAGAAGTTTTATTATATTTTTTAGATAGAGATTAA